The nucleotide window CTACCGCCACAGTATTTAGTTATTCCCGCAGTAGAAATGCTTCGACAAGCTCAGCAAGGCAACGACTTCGTTCTGTCTTCCCTTCAGGAAAACGAGCCGCCATTACCATGACAACGCCTCTTCAGCCACTAGCTGAAGCTCACTATGAAAGTAACCGAACACCTGTCCCGCGCCGACGGCAAAACGCTGTTTTCCTTCGAAGTGCTGCCGCCCCGCAAGGGCGAGAATATTCAGACGCTGTTTTCCAACATTGAGCCCCTGCTGGAGTTCAAGCCGCCGTTTATCGACGTGACCTACCACCGGGAGGAGTATGTGTACCGGCAGCACCCCAACGGCCTACTGGAAAAGAAAACCGTGCGCCGCCGGCCCGGTACCGTGGGCATCTGCGCGGCCATCAAAAACCGCTTCGACGTGGACACCGTGCCCCACCTCATCTGCGGGGGCTTCTCGAAGGAGGAAACCGAAAACGCGCTGATTGACCTGCACTTCTTGGGCATCGACAACGTGCTGGCCCTGCGCGGCGACCCAATCAAGAGCGAAGGCCACTTTAAGCCCGAACCCGACGGCCACGCCTACGCCTGCGACCTGATTGGGCAGGTTTCCAACCTCAACAAGGGCGAATACCTTGACGAGGAGCAGGACGACACCTGGGCTACCAACTTCTGCATCGGCACGGCCGGCTACCCCGAAAAGCACTTTGAGGCTCCCAACTACGGGGCCGACCTGCGCTACCTCAAGCACAAAGTGGACCGCGGCGCCGACTACATCGTGACCCAGATGTTTTTCGACAACGAGCAGTACTTCAACTTCGAGAAGAAGTGTCGGGCGGCGGGTATCACGGTGCCCATCATCCCCGGCCTCAAGCCCCTGACGACCAAGAGCCAGCTCACGATGCTGCCCCGCTCCTTCTACCTCAACATCCCGGAGGAGCTGGCTGAGGCCGTACACCACGCCGCCGACAACGAAGCGGCCCGCCAAATCGGCATCGAGTGGTGCATCAACCAAAGCAAGGAGCTCATGGCCCACGGCGTGCCCTGCCTGCACTACTACTCCATGGGCAAGTCGGAATCTATCCGGCGGGTGGCCTCGGCTCTGTTTTAAGTGGTGAAATGGTGAACTTGTGAAATGGGGAGTTTGCTGTTCTAGTTGCGCCGCTGTGCGTATGTTGAACGACAACTCACCACTTCACCATTTCACCATTTCGCCTTTGGACTCCCTCGACGACCTGTTTGCCCGACTGCGCCACGCCACCACGCCCACCGAAATTGAGGCCCTGCAAAACGGCATCTGGCAGCTGTGGTTGATGACCGGCGACCAGCGCCTGGACAAGGAGTTGGAAGCGGGCCTGCGGGCCCTGGCCGCCGGCGACTATACGGCCGCCATTCGGGTATTCACCGCTATTATCGAGGAGCAGCCCGAGTTTGCCGAGGCCTGGAACAAGCGCGCCACGGCCTATTTCCTGCGGGCGAGTACCGGGCTTCCCTGCTCGATATTGCCCAAACCCTGCAGCGGGAGCCCCGGCACTTTGGGGCCCTGTCGGGCTGGGCCACGATTCTGCAAACCCTGGGCGACTACCGGGCCGCTTTGCGGGCCTTGCGGCGCGTGGAAGCACTATGCCCTAACCTGCCGGGCCTGCAAGCTCGACTGCACGACCTGCGCGACCAGCTCGAGGAGGATTTATAGGCCAACTTATTCTTGCGCAACTCTATATTAATTTTTAACTTTACTGAGCTTCCGCCTTTTTCAAAAAGAGCGGAATAGTTGCCTTTTTGGCTTCTTTACTTTGATTAACAACCTGCCTACCACTTTCCGACTCATTTTACCCTACTGT belongs to Hymenobacter cellulosilyticus and includes:
- the metF gene encoding methylenetetrahydrofolate reductase [NAD(P)H], which gives rise to MKVTEHLSRADGKTLFSFEVLPPRKGENIQTLFSNIEPLLEFKPPFIDVTYHREEYVYRQHPNGLLEKKTVRRRPGTVGICAAIKNRFDVDTVPHLICGGFSKEETENALIDLHFLGIDNVLALRGDPIKSEGHFKPEPDGHAYACDLIGQVSNLNKGEYLDEEQDDTWATNFCIGTAGYPEKHFEAPNYGADLRYLKHKVDRGADYIVTQMFFDNEQYFNFEKKCRAAGITVPIIPGLKPLTTKSQLTMLPRSFYLNIPEELAEAVHHAADNEAARQIGIEWCINQSKELMAHGVPCLHYYSMGKSESIRRVASALF
- a CDS encoding tetratricopeptide repeat protein, which encodes MLNDNSPLHHFTISPLDSLDDLFARLRHATTPTEIEALQNGIWQLWLMTGDQRLDKELEAGLRALAAGDYTAAIRVFTAIIEEQPEFAEAWNKRATAYFLRASTGLPCSILPKPCSGSPGTLGPCRAGPRFCKPWATTGPLCGPCGAWKHYALTCRACKLDCTTCATSSRRIYRPTYSCATLY